In Deinococcus proteolyticus MRP, a single genomic region encodes these proteins:
- a CDS encoding response regulator transcription factor yields the protein MLPQLLLVEDDPHLGPLLRDYLNADYQVHHAATLRSAEDWLGTHAPQLILLDLNLPDGDGLDLVARLRQYSSTPVLVLSARSDVQQRVAGLNAGADDYLTKPFAMPELEARITALLRRTASGGGVNLGNTSLSTSSLTMTVGDQHINLTEHEARILELMMRTPERVFSRADIESHLYGWETPSSNSVEVRISQLRKKLDGAGSDLRIRTIRNVGYVLQS from the coding sequence ATGCTGCCCCAACTGCTGCTGGTCGAAGACGATCCCCACCTGGGCCCCTTGCTGCGCGACTATCTGAACGCGGATTATCAGGTGCATCACGCCGCCACCCTACGTTCGGCCGAGGACTGGCTGGGGACCCACGCTCCGCAACTGATTCTGCTGGACCTGAACCTGCCCGACGGCGACGGTCTGGACCTGGTGGCGCGCCTGCGGCAGTACTCTTCCACGCCGGTGCTGGTGCTGTCGGCCCGCTCCGATGTGCAGCAGCGGGTGGCCGGCCTGAACGCCGGCGCCGACGACTACCTCACCAAGCCGTTTGCCATGCCGGAACTCGAAGCCCGCATCACCGCCCTGCTGCGCCGCACGGCGTCGGGCGGCGGCGTGAATCTGGGCAACACCAGCCTCTCGACCAGCTCGCTGACCATGACGGTGGGTGACCAGCACATCAACCTGACCGAGCACGAGGCCCGCATTCTGGAACTGATGATGCGGACCCCCGAGCGGGTCTTCAGCCGCGCCGATATCGAGTCACACCTGTACGGCTGGGAAACCCCCAGCTCCAACTCGGTCGAGGTCCGTATCTCGCAGCTGCGTAAGAAGCTGGACGGGGCCGGGTCGGATCTGCGAATCCGCACCATCCGCAACGTCGGCTACGTTCTGCAAAGCTAG
- a CDS encoding sensor histidine kinase, protein MLSSAKVAWHESLRFRLALAFSLVTLVLVTVVGGAMMTLMLRGMDSQFQMRLADRTDTLSQRLSNPSAGLGESLAPALDNFSAVVDGQGTVVLASQDSSLQLQPGDHFPYPLDGDLSVDGVAFRGASRQLTGFFEGQTLWVALPSEPLVDAREAASRALLLAVMVTPLLTLLLGYLLGQRMLSHLGRAALLADRIDPAHSVAALPLPERRDEVHRLLSAINRLLVRIDAQQYREKALLGQIVHELGAPLTVLKATLDRAGERTGDPEIQKAALVTDELTFTTQDLMQLARGELELKLVWHLIGAATLRDRLERLVPGTKYGGDWTGMILCDPDRLTQALRNLLANARRAAGPGGQVTLDLASLGEQLQFTVRDSGPGLPADLGERIFDPFVSGSGSSGLGLSVSRQIAEMHGGALTGGNSVDGGAEFRLSIPDALLEGEGDEHDEHDEELAVSAGVPG, encoded by the coding sequence ATGCTCAGCAGCGCCAAGGTGGCCTGGCACGAGAGCCTGCGCTTCCGGCTGGCGCTGGCGTTCAGCCTGGTCACGCTGGTGCTGGTCACGGTGGTGGGCGGCGCCATGATGACCCTGATGCTGCGCGGGATGGACAGCCAGTTTCAGATGCGGCTGGCCGACCGCACCGACACCCTCTCGCAGCGCCTGAGCAATCCGTCGGCGGGCTTAGGCGAGTCGCTGGCGCCTGCCCTGGACAACTTCTCGGCCGTGGTGGACGGGCAGGGAACAGTGGTCCTCGCCTCGCAGGATTCGTCGCTGCAGCTGCAGCCTGGGGACCATTTTCCTTACCCGCTGGACGGCGACCTCAGCGTTGACGGCGTGGCTTTCCGGGGGGCGTCCCGGCAGCTGACCGGGTTCTTCGAGGGGCAGACGCTGTGGGTGGCACTGCCCAGCGAGCCGCTGGTGGATGCCCGCGAGGCGGCCAGCCGCGCTCTGCTGCTGGCCGTGATGGTGACTCCGCTGCTGACGTTGCTGCTGGGTTACCTGCTGGGTCAGCGGATGCTGTCGCACCTGGGCCGCGCCGCGCTGCTGGCCGACCGGATTGACCCGGCGCACAGCGTGGCGGCGCTGCCGCTGCCCGAGCGGCGGGACGAGGTACACCGGCTGCTCAGCGCCATCAACCGGTTGCTGGTGCGGATAGATGCCCAGCAGTACCGCGAAAAGGCCCTGCTGGGCCAGATCGTGCATGAGCTGGGCGCACCGCTGACCGTGCTCAAGGCCACGCTGGACCGCGCCGGCGAGCGCACCGGCGACCCCGAAATCCAGAAGGCGGCCCTGGTCACCGATGAGCTGACCTTTACCACCCAGGACCTGATGCAGCTGGCCCGCGGTGAACTGGAGCTGAAGCTGGTGTGGCACCTGATTGGGGCCGCCACGCTGCGGGACCGCCTGGAGCGGCTGGTGCCGGGCACCAAGTACGGCGGCGACTGGACCGGCATGATTCTGTGCGATCCAGACCGGCTGACCCAGGCCCTGCGTAACCTGCTGGCCAACGCCCGCCGGGCCGCCGGGCCAGGGGGGCAGGTCACGTTGGACCTGGCGTCGCTGGGCGAGCAGCTGCAGTTCACCGTGCGCGACTCTGGCCCGGGCCTGCCCGCCGACCTGGGCGAGCGCATCTTTGACCCGTTCGTGAGTGGCAGTGGGTCCAGCGGCCTGGGCCTGAGCGTCAGCCGGCAGATTGCCGAAATGCACGGCGGCGCGCTAACCGGCGGCAACAGCGTGGATGGGGGCGCCGAGTTCCGCCTGAGCATTCCCGACGCCCTGCTGGAAGGCGAGGGCGACGAGCACGATGAGCATGACGAGGAGCTGGCTGTCTCTGCAGGAGTCCCAGGGTAA
- a CDS encoding alpha-ketoacid dehydrogenase subunit beta, with amino-acid sequence MSLIAQERNATEDVAGGETRTINLITAVTEALDEELTRDERVVVFGEDVGPRGGVFMATAGLTAKHGEHRVFNTPLSEAAIVGAAIGMALRGMRPVAEIQFADYMGPAFDQILSQAAKIRYRSGGHNKAPMVIRTPSGGGVKGGHHHSQSPESYYVHMAGVQVVMPSTPYDAKGLLKSALRGEDPVIFFEPKRLYRAAKGEVPVSDYTVPIGKAALRREGHDLTIIGYGGVMPDVMDAAQALAGEGVQAEVLDLRSLMPWDKEAVLESVAKTGRAVLVSEAPRTANFMGEVAYSIQEALFDSLLAPVIQVAGFDTPYPYVQDKIYLPGGNRIAAACVRVLNY; translated from the coding sequence ATGAGCCTGATTGCACAGGAACGGAACGCTACCGAGGATGTCGCAGGCGGCGAGACCCGCACCATCAACCTCATCACCGCCGTGACCGAGGCGCTGGACGAGGAGCTGACCCGCGACGAGCGCGTGGTGGTGTTCGGAGAAGACGTGGGCCCGCGCGGCGGAGTCTTCATGGCCACTGCCGGCCTGACCGCCAAGCACGGTGAGCACCGCGTGTTCAACACGCCGCTGTCCGAAGCCGCCATCGTGGGGGCCGCCATCGGCATGGCGCTGAGGGGCATGCGCCCGGTGGCGGAAATTCAGTTCGCCGACTACATGGGCCCGGCTTTCGACCAGATTTTGTCGCAGGCTGCCAAAATCCGTTACCGCTCCGGTGGCCACAACAAGGCCCCAATGGTCATCCGTACGCCCTCGGGCGGGGGCGTGAAGGGCGGACACCACCACAGCCAGAGCCCGGAAAGCTATTACGTCCATATGGCGGGAGTGCAGGTCGTGATGCCCAGCACTCCCTACGACGCCAAGGGCCTGCTCAAGTCCGCCCTGCGCGGCGAGGACCCGGTGATCTTCTTCGAGCCCAAGCGGCTGTACCGTGCGGCCAAGGGCGAGGTGCCTGTCAGCGATTACACCGTGCCTATCGGCAAGGCGGCGCTGCGGCGTGAGGGCCATGACCTGACCATCATCGGTTACGGCGGTGTGATGCCGGATGTGATGGACGCTGCACAGGCGCTGGCCGGCGAGGGCGTGCAGGCCGAGGTGCTGGACCTGCGCTCGCTGATGCCCTGGGACAAGGAAGCGGTGCTGGAAAGTGTCGCCAAGACCGGCCGCGCCGTGCTGGTCAGCGAGGCTCCCCGCACCGCCAACTTCATGGGCGAGGTGGCCTACTCCATTCAGGAGGCGCTGTTCGACTCGCTGCTGGCTCCGGTGATTCAGGTGGCCGGTTTCGATACGCCTTATCCCTACGTGCAGGACAAGATCTACCTGCCGGGCGGCAACCGCATCGCGGCGGCCTGCGTGCGGGTGCTGAACTACTAG
- the dprA gene encoding DNA-processing protein DprA: MSLFAPHPAPSPDAELLALLTLRLTPGLGTRRIEALRRHFGTAQAALEVPPEALREVPGLDRRSAAAIGMAPPRESAAQELEKVAAARQAGKDITLLGRGLPGYPPALEALGDPPAVLWVRGPLPELPPTPPAVGIVGTRSASPHALSLTRQIAAELAGTGLTVVSGLARGVDTAAHSAAVEAGGLSIGVVGHAVDRVYPAENVDLARRLTLVSEYPLGTGPKAHHFPQRNRLIAALSAGVLVVEGELKSGSLITATHALECGRTVFAVPGRAGDLRASGPHRLLREGAVLTETAADILTELGWEARAAGAGAGEDVPDLPPEQAATYSALTEPRTLDDLAALTGLGLAELQTALMMLQLSGLAEDSGGRWLRR; this comes from the coding sequence GTGAGCCTGTTCGCTCCCCACCCTGCACCTTCGCCCGACGCCGAGCTGCTGGCGCTGCTGACCCTGCGGCTGACCCCAGGACTGGGAACACGCCGCATAGAGGCGCTGCGCCGCCACTTCGGGACGGCGCAGGCAGCGCTGGAAGTTCCACCTGAGGCGCTGCGCGAGGTGCCCGGGCTGGACCGCCGCAGCGCAGCGGCCATCGGCATGGCGCCCCCGCGTGAGTCGGCCGCGCAGGAGCTGGAAAAGGTGGCGGCGGCTCGCCAGGCCGGCAAGGACATTACCCTGCTGGGCCGGGGCCTGCCCGGTTACCCACCGGCCCTGGAAGCCCTGGGCGACCCGCCTGCCGTGCTGTGGGTGCGTGGACCGCTGCCGGAGCTGCCGCCCACGCCGCCGGCCGTAGGCATTGTGGGCACCCGCAGCGCCAGCCCGCATGCCCTGAGCCTGACCCGCCAGATTGCCGCCGAGCTGGCCGGCACGGGGCTGACTGTGGTCAGCGGCCTGGCGCGGGGTGTGGATACCGCTGCCCACAGCGCTGCCGTGGAGGCCGGGGGCCTGAGTATCGGGGTGGTGGGACATGCCGTGGACCGGGTCTACCCCGCCGAGAACGTGGACCTGGCCCGCCGGCTCACGCTGGTCAGCGAATACCCGCTGGGCACCGGCCCCAAGGCGCACCACTTTCCGCAGAGAAACCGGCTGATTGCGGCGCTCTCTGCTGGCGTGCTGGTGGTAGAAGGCGAGCTGAAGTCCGGCTCACTGATTACCGCCACCCACGCGCTGGAGTGCGGGCGCACCGTCTTCGCCGTGCCGGGCCGTGCAGGCGACCTGCGGGCGTCCGGTCCCCACCGCCTGCTGCGCGAAGGTGCCGTGCTGACCGAAACGGCCGCCGATATCCTGACCGAGCTGGGCTGGGAAGCGCGGGCTGCAGGCGCAGGCGCAGGCGAGGATGTCCCAGACCTGCCCCCGGAGCAGGCGGCCACCTACAGCGCCCTGACCGAACCGCGCACGCTGGACGATCTGGCTGCCCTGACGGGCCTGGGCCTAGCCGAGCTGCAAACGGCCCTGATGATGCTGCAACTTTCCGGCCTGGCCGAGGACAGCGGCGGGCGCTGGCTACGGCGCTAG
- a CDS encoding DUF2231 domain-containing protein: MNLTFADTSPSNRAEDLLSEHSAVDGLSLEVQQALNAALDRLPEGVVGALRGEWLGHPLHPALVHLPLGGWIIAGMLDFAPLGHSAEERRRREQAADTALLLGTVGGLGAIASGWTEWSTARGQARRTGLIHGALNETAFLLNVGSLLARRRGQRGLGKALSGAGLGLALAGGLLGGQLVYRHRMG; this comes from the coding sequence ATGAACCTGACCTTTGCAGACACCAGCCCCAGCAACCGCGCCGAAGACCTGCTGTCCGAGCACTCCGCTGTAGACGGGCTTTCATTAGAGGTGCAGCAGGCGCTGAACGCGGCCCTGGACCGGCTTCCGGAGGGCGTGGTGGGCGCCCTGCGCGGCGAGTGGCTGGGCCATCCGCTGCACCCGGCCCTGGTTCACCTGCCGCTGGGCGGGTGGATAATTGCCGGCATGCTGGACTTTGCTCCGCTGGGCCACAGCGCTGAAGAGCGCCGGCGCCGCGAGCAGGCAGCCGACACGGCCCTGCTGCTGGGCACGGTGGGCGGCCTGGGTGCCATTGCCAGCGGCTGGACCGAGTGGAGCACGGCACGCGGGCAGGCGCGGCGCACCGGCCTGATTCACGGCGCCCTGAACGAGACAGCTTTTCTGCTGAACGTGGGTTCGCTGCTGGCCCGCCGCCGGGGCCAGCGCGGCCTGGGCAAAGCGCTAAGCGGCGCAGGTCTGGGGTTGGCTCTGGCCGGCGGTCTGCTGGGCGGTCAGCTGGTGTACCGACACCGCATGGGGTGA
- a CDS encoding thiamine pyrophosphate-dependent dehydrogenase E1 component subunit alpha, translated as MKIQPFTAEPIRWVSEQGEPLQALPERYTPEFLRGLYREMFRAREFDRKLITLLRQGRTSFYAQAHGMEATQVGLARACRAGHDWWWLYYRDHPIMLTLGVPMLQIISQIMGTNTDVCKGRQMPHHFSAPSHNVVSISSSIASQIPPATGTAMAQKYLGTDEITVCTFGDGATSEGDWHAGINMAAVKQAPVMFVCENNQWAISTGVTDQTASETIHIKARAYGIPGYYVDGNDVVAVLEVMSHVAERIRSGEGPAIVEALTYRVGSHSNADADAEKHYRTREEVEQWTGRDPIDRVEKLLAHLGSPVTSEEKEALAQEVNAEVNAAIEEAAASGTPDWDVMFQDVYAEQPPHLAEQEAYVRAEQEVGA; from the coding sequence ATGAAGATTCAACCGTTCACCGCGGAACCCATCCGCTGGGTTTCCGAGCAGGGCGAACCGCTTCAGGCGCTGCCCGAGCGCTACACGCCCGAGTTTCTGCGGGGGCTGTACCGTGAGATGTTCCGCGCCCGTGAGTTCGACCGCAAGCTGATTACCCTGCTGCGTCAGGGCCGGACCAGCTTCTACGCTCAGGCGCACGGCATGGAAGCCACTCAGGTGGGGCTGGCCCGCGCTTGCCGCGCCGGGCACGACTGGTGGTGGCTGTACTACCGTGACCACCCCATCATGCTCACCCTGGGTGTGCCGATGCTGCAGATCATCAGCCAAATCATGGGCACCAACACCGACGTGTGTAAGGGCCGTCAGATGCCGCACCACTTCAGCGCGCCCAGTCACAACGTCGTTTCTATCAGCTCCAGCATCGCTTCGCAGATTCCGCCGGCCACCGGCACCGCCATGGCGCAGAAGTACCTGGGTACCGACGAAATCACCGTCTGCACCTTCGGGGACGGCGCGACCAGCGAAGGCGACTGGCATGCCGGAATCAACATGGCCGCTGTGAAGCAGGCCCCGGTGATGTTCGTGTGCGAGAACAACCAGTGGGCTATTTCGACCGGCGTGACCGACCAGACGGCCAGCGAAACCATCCATATCAAAGCCCGCGCCTACGGCATTCCCGGCTATTACGTGGACGGCAACGACGTGGTGGCTGTATTGGAAGTGATGAGCCACGTGGCCGAGCGGATTCGCAGCGGCGAAGGTCCCGCTATCGTGGAGGCCCTGACCTACCGCGTGGGCTCGCACTCCAACGCCGATGCCGACGCTGAGAAGCACTACCGGACCCGCGAAGAAGTGGAGCAGTGGACCGGCCGCGACCCGATCGACCGCGTGGAAAAACTGCTGGCGCACCTGGGAAGCCCGGTGACTTCGGAGGAGAAAGAAGCGCTGGCGCAGGAAGTGAATGCCGAAGTGAACGCCGCCATTGAGGAAGCGGCCGCCAGCGGCACCCCTGATTGGGACGTGATGTTCCAGGACGTGTACGCCGAGCAACCCCCGCACCTGGCCGAGCAAGAAGCCTACGTGCGTGCCGAACAGGAGGTGGGCGCATGA
- a CDS encoding FAD-dependent oxidoreductase: protein MTLPSSSPASESGPGLARDSGRPRSQPQPGHLYDVAIVGAGLAGSELALRLAEAGHDVLLVTQALDHVGNLYAPTLAGAAFPADSHLGALAAELPQGADSWTFHRRLKARLESTDGLHLLQSTVSSLDEEPAEDGGERLRLGTWEGPTLLARRAVLAVGAFLKGRLLVGDTMEDAGRLSEVAYDFLADDLARSGVYLTGAAQEAAAVEGAPPYEVRFLTLAGSELDGFRVERFSELYALGRCTPQGDSYRRVLEDAAALAMQLGARPSEGEA from the coding sequence ATGACGCTTCCTTCCTCCAGCCCGGCAAGCGAGTCTGGCCCTGGCCTGGCACGCGACTCTGGGCGGCCGCGCAGCCAGCCGCAGCCGGGCCACCTGTACGATGTCGCCATTGTCGGCGCGGGGCTGGCCGGTTCCGAGTTGGCTCTGCGGCTGGCAGAGGCCGGGCACGACGTGCTGCTGGTCACCCAGGCGCTGGACCACGTGGGCAACCTGTACGCCCCCACGCTGGCCGGGGCCGCTTTCCCGGCGGACAGCCATCTGGGCGCTCTGGCGGCCGAACTGCCGCAAGGAGCCGACAGCTGGACCTTCCACCGGCGGCTCAAGGCGCGGCTGGAAAGTACGGATGGCCTGCACCTGCTGCAAAGCACCGTGTCCAGCCTGGACGAAGAACCTGCGGAGGACGGCGGCGAGCGGCTGCGCCTCGGCACCTGGGAAGGCCCGACGCTGCTGGCCCGCCGCGCCGTGCTGGCGGTGGGTGCCTTTCTCAAAGGAAGGTTGCTGGTAGGAGACACGATGGAAGACGCAGGCCGCCTCTCCGAGGTCGCCTACGATTTCCTGGCCGACGACCTGGCCCGCAGCGGTGTCTATCTGACCGGCGCGGCGCAGGAGGCGGCCGCGGTGGAGGGAGCGCCGCCTTACGAGGTGCGCTTCCTGACGCTGGCAGGGAGCGAGCTGGACGGCTTCCGCGTGGAGCGGTTCAGCGAGCTGTACGCCCTGGGCCGCTGCACGCCGCAGGGTGACTCGTACCGCCGCGTGCTGGAAGATGCCGCTGCGCTGGCCATGCAGCTGGGTGCCCGGCCGAGTGAGGGGGAGGCATGA
- the mnmG gene encoding tRNA uridine-5-carboxymethylaminomethyl(34) synthesis enzyme MnmG — MKNRWNVIVIGGGHAGIEAAWAAAKFGRAAMLVGNPATIGRMPCNPSVGGPGKSQLVFELQALGGLMPTLADQTAIHTRVLNASKGPAVQSLRVQNERDLYATVAQDALLSVPELDILRGEAADLESDGQGGWWVVTTDGRRFWGRSVVVAAGTFMRGVTWYGRQSRHEGRQGEPPSRYLSAALEQGGHTLKRFKTGTPPRVRADSVRFGDLTVIPADQPARSFTGTPGPHAEASPTWQTHTTPLTHRLVAENIGHSAMYAGDIDALGARYCPSIEDKIMRFAHHDRHLLFVEPEGLETSEVYLQGFSSSLPPELQDVLVRTLPGFEQAVIQRYAYAVEYDVVDSTELTMNLESRRLPGVYTAGQLNGTSGYEEAAMQGLVAGTAAARRAAGLSEETFSRADGYLGVLLDDLMLKGCDEPFRMMTSRVEHRLLVRQDNADERLTPLAQRLGLVGQVQLDAVQAKYRRVEAGMQALARQRLDGKPAEVHLRRPEVSLVDLEAQGVQLPELSREEKEAVEIRVKYAGYLDRARRQLDAEAKAGRLSLSGVDFAAVPSLSLEGREKLLRHAPTTVEQASRIQGVRHADISALLVHLKQRQGGGGRSAHS, encoded by the coding sequence ATGAAGAACCGCTGGAACGTCATCGTTATCGGCGGCGGCCACGCGGGAATCGAAGCCGCCTGGGCCGCTGCAAAGTTTGGCCGGGCGGCCATGTTGGTGGGCAACCCCGCCACCATCGGGCGGATGCCTTGCAACCCCTCGGTGGGCGGCCCTGGCAAAAGCCAACTGGTGTTCGAACTGCAGGCGCTGGGCGGCCTGATGCCCACGCTTGCGGACCAGACGGCCATTCACACCCGCGTCCTGAACGCCAGCAAGGGGCCGGCGGTGCAGTCGCTGCGGGTGCAAAACGAGCGCGACCTGTACGCTACGGTGGCACAGGACGCGCTGCTGTCGGTCCCGGAGCTGGACATCCTGCGCGGCGAGGCCGCCGACCTGGAAAGCGACGGTCAGGGTGGGTGGTGGGTGGTCACCACCGACGGACGGCGTTTCTGGGGGCGCAGCGTGGTGGTGGCGGCCGGAACCTTTATGCGCGGCGTGACCTGGTACGGCCGGCAGTCGCGCCACGAAGGCCGGCAGGGCGAACCGCCTTCGCGCTACCTCAGTGCAGCGCTGGAGCAGGGTGGGCACACCCTCAAACGCTTCAAGACCGGCACGCCCCCCCGCGTGCGGGCCGACTCGGTCCGCTTCGGCGACCTCACCGTGATTCCGGCCGACCAGCCTGCCCGCAGCTTTACCGGCACACCTGGGCCACATGCCGAGGCCTCCCCCACCTGGCAGACCCATACCACTCCGCTCACGCACCGGCTGGTGGCCGAGAACATTGGCCACTCGGCCATGTACGCTGGCGATATCGACGCCCTGGGCGCCCGCTACTGCCCCAGCATTGAAGACAAGATTATGCGTTTCGCCCACCATGACCGGCACCTGCTGTTCGTAGAACCGGAGGGCCTCGAAACCAGCGAAGTTTACCTGCAGGGCTTTTCGTCCAGCCTGCCGCCGGAACTGCAGGACGTGTTGGTCCGGACTCTGCCCGGCTTCGAGCAAGCCGTGATTCAGCGCTACGCCTACGCAGTGGAATACGACGTGGTGGACTCTACCGAGCTGACCATGAACCTGGAGTCGCGCCGGCTGCCCGGCGTCTATACGGCTGGGCAGCTGAACGGCACCAGTGGCTATGAAGAAGCGGCCATGCAGGGCCTGGTGGCCGGCACGGCCGCCGCCCGCCGCGCCGCCGGACTGAGCGAGGAGACGTTCAGCCGCGCCGACGGTTACCTGGGCGTGCTGCTGGACGACTTGATGCTCAAGGGCTGCGACGAACCGTTCCGGATGATGACCAGCCGGGTGGAGCATCGCCTGCTGGTGCGCCAGGACAATGCCGACGAGCGCCTGACCCCACTGGCGCAGCGGCTGGGGCTGGTCGGGCAAGTGCAGCTGGACGCCGTGCAGGCCAAGTACCGCCGGGTAGAAGCGGGAATGCAGGCCCTGGCCCGGCAGCGGCTGGACGGGAAGCCGGCCGAGGTGCACCTGCGGCGACCTGAAGTCTCGCTGGTCGACCTGGAAGCTCAGGGGGTGCAGCTACCCGAACTGAGCCGCGAGGAAAAGGAAGCGGTGGAAATCCGGGTCAAGTACGCCGGCTACCTGGACCGCGCCCGCCGGCAGCTGGACGCCGAGGCGAAAGCTGGCCGCCTCAGCCTGAGCGGCGTGGACTTTGCGGCAGTGCCCTCGCTGTCGCTGGAGGGCCGCGAGAAGCTGCTGAGGCATGCCCCCACCACAGTGGAGCAGGCCAGCCGCATTCAGGGCGTGCGCCACGCCGATATCAGTGCGCTGCTGGTGCATCTGAAGCAGCGACAGGGCGGCGGCGGCCGCTCAGCTCACAGCTGA
- a CDS encoding dihydrolipoamide acetyltransferase family protein codes for MKEVLLPELAESVVEGEILKWMVAEGDTVAAEQPLCEVMTDKVTVELPSPFAGTVSRLLVKEGDVVAVHAPILVLDEMGGAAAAPAADSGQSSGAGQAPSPEQAIQGTGENPTTDGVQLPPQAEEERSIVEAGHIAKDEDSSSLFKAFETGGAVKVQGLGRGDAPSPQAAREAGSVGAAAGRSDGRVLAVPAARQLAREMGIDLKDVRGSGPNGRIRIADVAGHIKAQAPAASAAAPVGGQGGLPVAPVQYRTPKGYEHLEERVPLRGMRRAISNQMLASHLYTVRTLTVDEINMTKLVQFRDRVKGEAAAAGVKISYLPFIFKAVAAALKKYPSLNTSFDEATQEIVQKRYYNMGMAVATDAGLTVPVLRDVDKKSVYELAREVVDLAARAQEGKLKGDELAGSTFAITNIGSIGALFSFPIINVPDAAILGIHSIQKRPIVNENDEIEIAHMMYISLSFDHRLVDGAEAARFCKEVIRLLENPDRLMLEAM; via the coding sequence ATGAAAGAAGTGCTGCTGCCTGAACTGGCCGAGAGCGTGGTCGAAGGTGAGATTCTCAAGTGGATGGTCGCGGAAGGAGACACTGTCGCGGCCGAGCAACCCCTGTGCGAAGTGATGACCGACAAGGTGACGGTCGAACTGCCCAGCCCCTTCGCCGGCACCGTATCGCGCCTGTTGGTCAAAGAAGGCGACGTGGTGGCGGTCCACGCGCCCATCCTGGTGCTGGATGAAATGGGCGGCGCAGCAGCGGCGCCGGCAGCCGACTCGGGCCAGAGTTCCGGTGCCGGTCAGGCACCCAGCCCCGAGCAGGCCATTCAGGGCACCGGCGAGAACCCTACGACCGACGGTGTGCAGCTGCCCCCGCAGGCCGAGGAAGAGCGCTCCATCGTGGAAGCCGGCCACATTGCCAAGGACGAGGATTCCAGCAGCCTGTTCAAGGCTTTCGAGACGGGCGGCGCCGTCAAGGTACAGGGGCTGGGCAGGGGAGACGCCCCCAGCCCGCAGGCTGCCCGCGAAGCTGGCAGTGTGGGCGCGGCGGCAGGCCGCAGCGATGGCCGCGTACTGGCCGTACCTGCAGCCCGCCAGCTGGCCCGCGAGATGGGCATTGACCTGAAGGACGTGCGCGGCTCCGGTCCCAATGGCCGCATCCGCATTGCCGACGTGGCGGGCCATATCAAGGCCCAGGCTCCTGCGGCCAGCGCTGCGGCTCCGGTAGGCGGTCAGGGCGGCTTGCCCGTCGCTCCGGTGCAATACCGCACCCCCAAAGGCTACGAGCACCTCGAAGAGCGGGTGCCGCTGCGGGGCATGCGCCGCGCCATCTCCAACCAGATGCTGGCCAGCCACCTGTACACCGTGCGCACCCTGACGGTAGACGAAATCAACATGACCAAACTGGTGCAGTTCCGTGACCGCGTGAAGGGCGAAGCCGCCGCGGCGGGCGTGAAAATCAGCTACCTGCCGTTCATCTTCAAGGCGGTGGCTGCCGCGCTCAAGAAGTACCCCAGCCTGAACACCTCCTTTGACGAGGCCACCCAGGAAATCGTGCAGAAGCGCTACTACAACATGGGCATGGCCGTCGCCACCGACGCCGGCCTGACTGTGCCGGTGCTGCGCGACGTGGACAAGAAGTCCGTGTACGAGCTGGCCCGTGAAGTGGTGGACCTGGCCGCCCGCGCTCAGGAAGGCAAGCTGAAAGGCGACGAGCTGGCCGGGAGCACCTTCGCCATCACCAACATCGGCTCTATCGGTGCGCTGTTCTCCTTCCCCATCATCAACGTGCCCGACGCGGCCATTCTGGGCATTCACTCCATCCAGAAGCGCCCCATCGTGAACGAGAACGATGAAATCGAAATCGCGCACATGATGTACATTTCGCTGTCGTTCGACCACCGCCTGGTGGACGGTGCCGAGGCGGCCCGCTTCTGCAAGGAAGTGATTCGCCTGCTGGAAAACCCGGACCGCCTGATGTTGGAAGCGATGTAA